The Pseudomonas sp. S06B 330 genome contains the following window.
ATCGCCATGGCCGTAGCGATTCTGCCGCTGCTGCGCATTGGTGGCATGCGCCTGTTCCAGACCGAATCTTCGGACCGTTCGGAAAAAGTCATGCCGCGTTCGCACATGGTCGCCAAGTCGATCGTCGCGGTTTACGTGGGCATCACCGCCTTGGGCGGGCTGGCGTTCTGGCTGGCGGGGATGAACGTTTTCGATGCGATTAACCATGCCATGTCGGCGATTTCCACCGGCGGCTTCTCCACCTCCGACCAATCCCTGGCCAAATGGGAGCAACCGGCCGTGCATTGGGTGGCGGTGGTGGTGATGATCCTCGGCAGCTTGCCCTTTGCCCTTTACGTCGCCACCCTGCGTGGTAATCGTAAGGCACTGATCAAAGACCAGCAGGTCCAGGGCCTACTGGCCATGCTACTGATGACCTGGCTGGTGCTCGGTACCTGGTACTGGGCAACCACCGACCTGCACTGGCTGGACGCCTTGCGTCACGTCGCGCTGAACGTTACCTCGGTCGTCACCACCACCGGTTTCGCCCTGGGCGATTACAGCCTGTGGGGCAATTTCTCGCTGATGCTGTTCTTCTACCTAGGCTTCGTTGGTGGGTGTTCCGGCTCCACCGCTGGCGGCATCAAGATATTCCGCTTCCAGGTGGCCTACATCCTGCTCAAGGCCAACCTCAATCAACTGATCCACCCACGGGCGGTGATCAAACAGAAATACAACGGCCACCGTCTTGATGAAGAGATTGTCCGTTCGATTCTGACTTTCTCGTTCTTCTTCGCCATCACCATCTGCGTGATCGCCCTGTTGCTGTCGCTGCTTGGGGTCGATTGGATGACCGCTCTGACCGGTGCCGCCAGTACCGTTTCCGGTGTTGGCCCGGGGCTAGGGGAAACCATTGGCCCGGCCGGCAACTTTGCCACTCTACCGGATGCCGCCAAGTGGATCCTGGCGTTCGGCATGCTGCTTGGGCGCCTGGAGATTATTACGGTGCTGGTGCTGTGTATGCCGGCGTTCTGGCGTCACTGACCGGGTTTTCGCTGCCCGGTTCAGGCACAGCGGCTGATGCTCCCATCCGCGCCCGATACTCACCGGGGGTAGCATCAAACCAGCGGCGAAACGCCCGAAAGAAATTGCTCGGATCGGCAAAGCCGAGCAAGTAAGCGGTTTCCAGCAAGGTCATGTTCGGCTGCGCCAGGTACTGCTCGGCAAGCTCGCGACGGGTATCATCGAGCAGGGTCTGGAAGCTGGTGCCCTCTTCCTGCAGGCGCCGCTGCAAGGTGCGTTGGGACAGGTGCAGAGCTTGGGCCACAGTCTCACGCTTGGGCTCACCTTGCGGCAACACCCGACACAAGACCTGACGGGCACGGTGGGTCACCCGACTTTCGGAAAAACGCGCCAGGTACTCACCGGCAAATCGATCATGCAAGGTCGCCATGGCTTCGTTAGCCGTCGGCAGGGGCGCCTCCATGTCGGCGCGCTCGAAAATCAGCGCATCATGGGCCGCGCCGAATACCAAGGGTGAATGAAATGCCGTCTTGTAAGGCATGACGTCCACCGGCTGTGGCCCCTGGATCAATACCCGTCGTGGCTGAATCACCCGCCCGCTCAACCAGCTGCACAGCGACAGCGCACAGGCCAACGAGGCTTCGGCACTGTGTCGGGTTGGTGGAAGGTGGTCGCCATGAACGGTGAGAATCAGCGCATAACCGTCCGGTTCCAGGCGAAAACTCAGATCAGAGCTTTCGGCAATGATGCGCTGATAACGCACCAGACGCTCGAACCCTTCGGCCAGGGTGCGACTTGACATCAAGGCGTAACCGACCACATGAAATGACGCCGGGCGCACCACCCGGGCCATGTTCAGGCCAATGGCCTGATTGCCGGATAGATCGACCGCCAGTTGCCACAGACGGGTCATCGAGTCTTGGGTAAAACGCGCGTCGGGGTCGTCCAGCGCGGAAAAATCCAGCCCCAGTTGTTTGAACATGGCACGGCAATCGAGCCCTTCGAGCTCAAGTGCCTTGACAATCCCTGATGCCCAGCTTGCTGACGTGGTTCTCTCGCTCATGGCTGGCTTCTTATATTCGAACTGACCGCTCCTGCGGTGAACTCAAAGGATACTCAATTGGCGCCTATTGTCACTGCTTGATGATTTTACTCACTCTAGACTCAGTTCAGGCTCCACGCCGTGTATCTTCATCCGTATCGAGAGTTTCAGGAGCTGTGTCGTGAACAGTCCTCAGCAATTTCGCAGTTTTGCCGAGTTCTATCCGTATTACCTGGAAGAACACAGCAATCCCACCTGTCGGCGCCTGCATTTCGTCGGCACCACCCTGGTTATTGCGCTACTTGCCTACACCCTGGGCAGTGGCCAGTGGATATTGCTGTTGGTCGTACCGATTGCCGGCTATGGGTTTGCCTGGGTCGGGCACTTCTTTTTCGAGAAAAACCGCCCCGCGACCTTCACGCACCCGCTTTACAGCCTGATCGGTGATTTCGCCATGTACCGCGACATGCTACGTGGCAAAGTATCCTTCTGATTTAGGCCCCCAGGGCCAGAAACGCGTCTTCAGCGGCCACTGCTCCGACGGGCGGTCAAGGTAGAGTGGGTTCCACAGCCCCAACGCCTGGAACGCCAATGAACCAGCAGGCCCGCTTCACGCATATGCAGGATGGCACTCAGCAGGACTGGGCCATTATCGCCAAGGATTTCCGGGTCTATGCCACTCAGCTCGCCGAACGGATCCTGGCCCACCTGCGCCTGCTCGATGGTGACTTTGGCGGTTTCCCCATTGATCGTCTTAGCCATTCGCTGCAAACCGCCACCCGTGCCTGGCGTGACGGGCGCGACGAGGAATACGTGATCTGTGCCCTGCTTCACGATATTGGCGACACCTTGGGCAGCTACAATCATCCCGATATTGCCGCGGCCATTCTCAAGCCGTTTGTCAGCTCGGAAAACCTGTGGATGGTGGAAAAGCACGGGATTTTCCAGGGCTACTATTTCTTCCATCACCTGGGGATGGACCGGCACCTGCGGGAACAGTTTCAAGACCACCCACAGTACCAGCAGACCATCGAATTCTGCGCCCACTACGATGCGGCCGCCTTCGATCCAGGCTATGACAGCCTGCCACTGAGCTTCTTCGAACCGATGCTCAAGCGCCTGTTCGCCCAGCCACGTCTGTCGATCTACAAGGCTGCGCTGCAATCGATGAGCGAGCACCCCTGAATCGCCGAAGCAAACCTGGCAACTGCCCATCAACCTGATCATATGAGCGCCTTGCCCGCCCCTGTACACTGCAGGCACTGCCTGGAGGACTGCGCACAATGAGCGGCGGCTCGATCCTTTCCCTACGTCACTACAGTGACGATCTGATTGCCCACAGCCACGAACACCCGCAACTGGTGTTCGGCTTGCGCGGCCAATTGGACTTCGAACTTGACGGTCGCGGTGCACGCATCGAGCGCCAGGGCTCAATCGTGGTGCCAAGCGGTGCCCACCATACTTGCGGCAGTATCACCGGCAGCCACTGCCTGGTCCTCGATGTGCCTGGGGATACATGGCTGGAAAATAGCTTGGGGGAGCACGCCGGGGCGAGCCAGCGCCTGCTCGAACATCGCGGCTCACGCCCCCTGGACAGTCGCCAACAGCAACTGGT
Protein-coding sequences here:
- a CDS encoding TrkH family potassium uptake protein; protein product: MALPTLRIIGFIIGIFLITLAISMVVPMATLVIFDRTSDLPSFLWASMITFVAGLAMVLQGRPEHVHLRPRDMYLLTVSSWLVVCIFAALPFLLTQHISYTDAFFESMSGITATGATVLSGLDTMSPGILMWRSLLHWLGGIGFIAMAVAILPLLRIGGMRLFQTESSDRSEKVMPRSHMVAKSIVAVYVGITALGGLAFWLAGMNVFDAINHAMSAISTGGFSTSDQSLAKWEQPAVHWVAVVVMILGSLPFALYVATLRGNRKALIKDQQVQGLLAMLLMTWLVLGTWYWATTDLHWLDALRHVALNVTSVVTTTGFALGDYSLWGNFSLMLFFYLGFVGGCSGSTAGGIKIFRFQVAYILLKANLNQLIHPRAVIKQKYNGHRLDEEIVRSILTFSFFFAITICVIALLLSLLGVDWMTALTGAASTVSGVGPGLGETIGPAGNFATLPDAAKWILAFGMLLGRLEIITVLVLCMPAFWRH
- a CDS encoding AraC family transcriptional regulator; protein product: MSERTTSASWASGIVKALELEGLDCRAMFKQLGLDFSALDDPDARFTQDSMTRLWQLAVDLSGNQAIGLNMARVVRPASFHVVGYALMSSRTLAEGFERLVRYQRIIAESSDLSFRLEPDGYALILTVHGDHLPPTRHSAEASLACALSLCSWLSGRVIQPRRVLIQGPQPVDVMPYKTAFHSPLVFGAAHDALIFERADMEAPLPTANEAMATLHDRFAGEYLARFSESRVTHRARQVLCRVLPQGEPKRETVAQALHLSQRTLQRRLQEEGTSFQTLLDDTRRELAEQYLAQPNMTLLETAYLLGFADPSNFFRAFRRWFDATPGEYRARMGASAAVPEPGSENPVSDARTPAYTAPAP
- a CDS encoding DUF962 domain-containing protein, with translation MNSPQQFRSFAEFYPYYLEEHSNPTCRRLHFVGTTLVIALLAYTLGSGQWILLLVVPIAGYGFAWVGHFFFEKNRPATFTHPLYSLIGDFAMYRDMLRGKVSF
- a CDS encoding HD domain-containing protein, whose amino-acid sequence is MNQQARFTHMQDGTQQDWAIIAKDFRVYATQLAERILAHLRLLDGDFGGFPIDRLSHSLQTATRAWRDGRDEEYVICALLHDIGDTLGSYNHPDIAAAILKPFVSSENLWMVEKHGIFQGYYFFHHLGMDRHLREQFQDHPQYQQTIEFCAHYDAAAFDPGYDSLPLSFFEPMLKRLFAQPRLSIYKAALQSMSEHP